One Tamlana carrageenivorans genomic region harbors:
- a CDS encoding IS4 family transposase, with protein MMTNITLFSQIISKLDRSSFSKLLKAKGIDKHQKGFNSWTHLVSMLFCQFAKSQSVRDISNGLRSATGNLNHLGIQKAPSKSTISYQNKHRDWTLYRDYYYVLLKSFGQHPHLKRVKFKIKSKIFLLDSTTISLCLSLFDWAKYKTHKGAVKMHTLLDYDGNLPHYVNISDGKTADNKGAYDIPLISRSVIVADRFYNDFSLLNVWDSNQVFFVIRHKENIQFKSIKEKELPENRHHHVLKDEIIELTGAKSKTKYPKKLRRIAVWDDKNNQEIELITNQMSWTANTISQLYKARWDIEIFFRDIKQQLHIKSFIGTSENAVMIQIWTALITILILKALKANPKYNWYLSNLVAFIRLNLFVKVDLQKWIDSPFNEQPPPKQNYTQGVLF; from the coding sequence ATAATGACAAATATAACATTGTTCTCTCAGATAATCTCCAAATTAGACCGTTCTAGTTTTTCTAAACTTTTAAAAGCCAAGGGAATAGATAAACATCAAAAAGGATTTAATAGTTGGACACATTTAGTCTCCATGTTGTTTTGTCAATTTGCAAAAAGTCAATCCGTCCGAGATATAAGTAATGGACTTCGCTCTGCCACAGGAAACCTTAATCATTTAGGCATACAGAAAGCACCTTCTAAATCAACGATAAGCTATCAAAACAAACATCGAGACTGGACGCTTTATCGAGATTACTACTATGTTCTTTTAAAAAGTTTTGGACAGCACCCTCACTTAAAACGTGTTAAATTCAAAATTAAATCCAAGATATTTCTATTAGATTCTACAACGATAAGTCTATGTTTAAGTCTCTTTGATTGGGCAAAATACAAAACCCACAAAGGAGCTGTAAAAATGCACACCTTGCTTGATTATGATGGTAATTTACCGCACTATGTAAATATTAGCGATGGTAAAACAGCAGATAATAAAGGAGCTTACGATATTCCTTTGATTAGCCGTTCGGTTATTGTCGCAGATCGATTTTATAATGATTTTTCGTTACTTAACGTTTGGGACAGCAACCAAGTGTTTTTTGTAATTAGGCACAAAGAAAACATCCAATTTAAGAGTATTAAAGAAAAAGAATTGCCAGAAAATAGACATCATCATGTTTTAAAAGATGAAATCATTGAGCTAACAGGGGCTAAATCAAAAACAAAATACCCAAAGAAGCTACGTAGAATAGCTGTATGGGACGATAAAAATAACCAGGAAATAGAACTTATTACCAACCAAATGTCTTGGACAGCAAACACAATTAGCCAACTCTACAAAGCTAGATGGGATATTGAGATATTCTTTAGAGACATCAAACAACAGCTACATATTAAATCGTTTATAGGAACTTCTGAAAATGCCGTAATGATACAAATATGGACGGCTCTTATTACTATACTCATCCTAAAAGCCTTAAAAGCAAATCCAAAATATAATTGGTACTTGTCCAATTTAGTAGCTTTTATAAGACTTAACCTTTTTGTCAAAGTGGATTTGCAAAAATGGATTGATAGCCCTTTTAACGAGCAGCCTCCCCCCAAACAAAATTATACACAAGGGGTTCTTTTTTGA
- a CDS encoding transposase → MKNLKIVDSSTIPLFSDILKGVGRNPLNGKKKGGIKMHTMINAMEDVPCLIKFSSAATHDHAFSLRRIAFWHEKHQKVYEFITNNYDLDADKIADIYKNRWQIETMFKRLKQNFPLKYFLGDNQNAIEIQIWVSLIIQLIMLVIQRKAQRNWAYSNMMSVIRYHLMTYIDLFKFLKNPEANWEEITTKNIGQLSLFDP, encoded by the coding sequence GTGAAGAACCTTAAAATCGTTGATTCCTCGACCATCCCCCTATTTAGTGACATTCTTAAAGGTGTAGGAAGGAACCCGCTCAACGGCAAAAAGAAAGGAGGTATCAAGATGCATACTATGATAAACGCCATGGAAGACGTTCCTTGTCTGATTAAGTTTTCAAGCGCGGCCACGCACGACCACGCTTTTTCCCTGAGGAGAATCGCTTTTTGGCACGAAAAGCACCAAAAAGTCTATGAGTTCATCACCAATAATTATGATCTTGACGCAGACAAAATAGCCGACATCTATAAAAATAGGTGGCAGATTGAGACGATGTTCAAGCGGCTTAAACAGAACTTTCCGCTAAAGTATTTTTTGGGAGACAATCAAAATGCCATCGAAATACAAATCTGGGTCAGTTTGATAATCCAGCTCATTATGCTTGTGATCCAAAGAAAAGCCCAAAGAAACTGGGCTTATTCCAATATGATGTCCGTCATACGATACCATTTGATGACATATATCGATTTGTTCAAATTCCTGAAAAACCCAGAAGCTAATTGGGAAGAGATTACAACCAAAAACATTGGGCAATTAAGCCTTTTTGACCCATAA
- a CDS encoding IS3 family transposase (programmed frameshift), with amino-acid sequence MILDLSKSGIPTKQLSEEYGVHTSVINRWKQEYDLKGGDFSKNEPKSKEHQELIALKKELRDVKMERDNLKKGGEHLFQERQIRYNFILSNKNTYPVEKKCKCMKVSKNAYYHWLKTKDTLKVNSSKSFLKDRIEAIFDNSKQIYGSYRIQKQLEREKLFYSRSYVGLLMKEMGLRSVLNKKFVVTTDSNHSLKTAKNELDRDFTSFSLGYKLVSDITYIRVNQQWNYLTTIMDLADRKIIGWSLSEDMTTENTVLKAWVDARRNRVINQQCIFHSDRGVQYASNRITNMFFFNQKVIQSMSRKGNCWDNAVAESFFKTIKYEWINRFKYTSYNQLYKSIDQYLNWYNTQRLHSSLGYMTPLEKELQLKGFINKAA; translated from the exons ATGATATTAGATTTATCCAAATCTGGTATACCAACAAAACAACTGAGTGAAGAATATGGAGTTCATACAAGTGTTATTAATAGATGGAAACAAGAGTATGATTTAAAAGGAGGAGATTTTTCTAAAAATGAACCTAAATCCAAAGAACATCAAGAACTTATAGCATTAAAAAAGGAATTAAGAGATGTTAAAATGGAACGTGACA ATCTTAAAAAAGGCGGTGAGCATCTTTTCCAAGAGCGACAGATAAGGTATAACTTCATTTTATCAAACAAAAATACTTATCCTGTCGAAAAGAAGTGCAAATGCATGAAGGTTAGTAAAAATGCTTATTACCATTGGCTTAAAACCAAAGACACCTTAAAGGTTAATTCCTCTAAATCATTTTTAAAAGACAGAATCGAAGCTATATTTGACAATAGTAAACAGATTTATGGTAGCTATCGAATTCAAAAACAACTTGAACGAGAAAAGCTTTTTTATTCCCGTTCATATGTGGGGTTACTTATGAAAGAAATGGGACTAAGAAGTGTATTGAATAAGAAATTTGTGGTAACTACGGATTCAAATCATTCTCTAAAAACAGCTAAAAATGAATTAGACAGGGATTTTACCAGTTTTTCTTTAGGCTACAAATTAGTCTCTGACATTACGTATATAAGAGTTAATCAACAATGGAACTATTTAACCACGATAATGGATTTGGCTGATAGAAAAATAATAGGCTGGTCTTTAAGTGAAGATATGACTACTGAGAATACGGTTTTAAAGGCCTGGGTTGATGCTAGAAGAAACAGAGTGATAAACCAGCAGTGTATTTTTCATTCGGACAGGGGTGTGCAATATGCATCCAACAGAATCACAAATATGTTCTTTTTTAATCAAAAAGTGATACAAAGCATGAGTAGAAAGGGAAATTGCTGGGATAATGCTGTAGCTGAAAGTTTTTTTAAAACCATTAAATATGAGTGGATTAACAGATTTAAGTATACGTCTTATAATCAATTATACAAATCTATTGATCAATATTTAAACTGGTATAACACTCAAAGATTACATTCTAGTTTAGGATACATGACGCCTCTTGAAAAAGAATTACAATTAAAAGGATTTATTAACAAAGCTGCTTAG
- a CDS encoding DUF4372 domain-containing protein, whose amino-acid sequence MNKSKNFSGQPIIKQVLNFILPKDVHRTAKKHNSDRYTKKFTTYEHLATMVFTVISGCSSLREVSSIMLACEGKINHLGLTDFPKRSTLSDANWTT is encoded by the coding sequence ATGAATAAAAGTAAAAACTTTAGCGGACAACCCATAATCAAACAGGTATTAAATTTCATTTTGCCCAAAGATGTTCATCGGACAGCCAAAAAGCACAACAGCGATCGCTATACCAAAAAGTTTACCACCTATGAGCATTTGGCCACTATGGTATTTACCGTGATCAGTGGCTGTAGCTCACTTCGTGAGGTTTCCAGTATTATGCTTGCCTGCGAGGGAAAGATCAACCATCTAGGACTCACGGACTTTCCAAAACGCAGTACCTTGTCAGATGCTAACTGGACTACCTAA
- the aroQ gene encoding type II 3-dehydroquinate dehydratase, with protein MKKIMIINGPNLNLLGKREPEIYGSLTFQDYFETLKSKYPSIELSYYQSNVEGELINKLHEVGFSFDGVVLNAGAYTHTSIGIGDAIKGIETPVVEVHISNTFSREEFRHQSYISPNAKGVILGFGMQSYELAIQSF; from the coding sequence ATGAAAAAAATAATGATCATCAACGGGCCAAACCTCAATCTTTTAGGAAAAAGAGAGCCTGAGATATATGGAAGTTTAACTTTTCAGGACTATTTTGAAACGCTAAAGAGTAAATATCCAAGTATTGAATTAAGTTATTATCAGTCAAATGTAGAAGGCGAACTGATTAACAAATTGCATGAAGTTGGTTTTAGTTTTGATGGTGTTGTGTTGAATGCAGGTGCGTACACCCACACATCTATAGGTATTGGTGACGCTATTAAAGGTATTGAAACGCCTGTGGTAGAAGTTCATATCTCTAATACTTTTAGTCGAGAAGAATTTAGGCATCAATCGTATATCTCTCCCAATGCAAAAGGTGTTATTCTTGGCTTTGGTATGCAAAGTTATGAGTTAGCTATACAAAGTTTTTAA
- the lpdA gene encoding dihydrolipoyl dehydrogenase codes for MSKYDIIIIGSGPGGYVTGIRASQLGFKVAIVEKENLGGICLNWGCIPTKALLKSAQVYDYLKHVDEYGLKAEAIDKDFEAVIKRSRGVAEGMSKGVQFLMKKNKIDIIKGFGKIKTGKKVDVTAEDGTVTEYSANNIIIATGARSRELPNLPQDGKKVIGYRQAMSLPKQPKKMIVVGSGAIGVEFAHFYNSMGTEVTIVEFMPNVVPVEDKDISKAFESSLKKSGIKVMTNSSVESVDTSGEGVVATVKTKKGEETLEADILLSAVGIKSNIENIGLEDVGIVVDRDKILVNDFYQTNIPGYYAIGDVVPGQALAHVASAEGITCVEKLAGLHTEPIDYGNIPGCTYASPEIASVGLTEAKAIEEGYDIKVGKFPFSASGKASASGNKEGFVKVIFDAKYGEWLGCHMIGAGVTDMIAEAVLGRKLETTGHEVLKTVHPHPTMSEAVMEAVADAYDEVIHL; via the coding sequence ATGAGTAAATACGACATCATCATTATTGGAAGTGGTCCTGGCGGATATGTAACAGGAATAAGAGCATCGCAACTTGGATTTAAAGTAGCGATTGTTGAAAAAGAAAACCTTGGAGGAATCTGCTTAAATTGGGGCTGTATTCCTACAAAAGCGTTATTAAAAAGCGCTCAAGTTTACGACTATTTAAAACACGTTGATGAATACGGATTGAAAGCAGAAGCTATTGATAAAGATTTTGAAGCGGTTATTAAACGTAGTCGTGGCGTAGCCGAAGGTATGAGTAAAGGTGTTCAGTTTTTAATGAAGAAAAACAAAATCGACATTATTAAAGGTTTTGGAAAAATTAAAACTGGTAAAAAAGTTGACGTTACTGCTGAAGATGGTACCGTTACAGAATACAGCGCCAATAATATTATAATAGCGACTGGAGCACGTTCTCGCGAATTACCAAATTTACCTCAAGATGGTAAAAAAGTAATTGGTTACCGTCAAGCCATGTCTTTACCGAAACAACCTAAGAAAATGATTGTTGTAGGTTCTGGAGCTATTGGTGTAGAATTTGCACACTTTTACAACTCTATGGGAACCGAGGTTACTATTGTGGAGTTTATGCCAAACGTTGTACCTGTTGAAGATAAAGATATCTCTAAAGCTTTTGAAAGTTCATTAAAGAAATCTGGAATTAAAGTCATGACAAATTCATCTGTAGAATCTGTTGATACTTCAGGAGAAGGCGTTGTTGCTACAGTAAAAACTAAAAAAGGAGAAGAAACTCTAGAGGCTGATATCTTATTATCTGCTGTAGGTATCAAATCTAACATTGAAAACATTGGTTTAGAAGATGTTGGCATTGTTGTAGATAGAGATAAAATTTTAGTTAACGATTTCTACCAAACTAATATTCCAGGATATTACGCTATTGGTGATGTGGTTCCAGGACAAGCTTTAGCACACGTTGCTTCTGCAGAAGGCATTACTTGTGTTGAAAAATTAGCTGGTTTACATACCGAGCCTATCGACTACGGAAATATTCCAGGTTGTACTTACGCCTCTCCTGAGATTGCATCAGTAGGTTTAACTGAAGCTAAAGCCATTGAAGAAGGTTATGATATTAAAGTTGGAAAATTCCCTTTCTCTGCTTCTGGAAAAGCTAGTGCTTCTGGAAATAAAGAAGGTTTTGTTAAAGTAATTTTCGATGCTAAATACGGCGAATGGTTAGGATGCCATATGATTGGTGCTGGTGTTACCGACATGATTGCTGAAGCGGTATTAGGTAGAAAACTAGAAACTACAGGTCATGAAGTATTAAAAACAGTTCACCCTCACCCAACAATGAGTGAAGCGGTAATGGAAGCTGTTGCTGATGCTTACGATGAAGTTATACATTTATAA
- a CDS encoding NAD(P)/FAD-dependent oxidoreductase — MNIPKTSYPRIVIIGGGFAGVALAKKLSKQEVQVVLLDRNNYHTFQPLLYQVSTGGLEPDSIAYPIRKILKDFPNFYFRLANVEEIDTNKNKVRTDIGHLKFDYLIVASGSKTNFFGNSEIEKHSMAMKTIPQSLNLRSLILENFEDALLTSDLNERNALMNFVIVGGGPTGVELAGALAEIKKGILPKDYPDLDTRMAQINLIQSGDVLLKGMSAKASEKAEVFLEKLGVIVWKNLRVTNYDGFTVTTNSDLTFKTQTLVWAAGVKGAIIRGLDGIEFTSKSKRVLVNEFNQVKGFDHIFAIGDIAEMVTLNYPNGFPMTAQPAIQQGDQLGDNLLRFIENKPMKPFVYKNKGTMATIGRNKAVVDLKKFKFQGIFAWYVWMFVHLFFLIGFRNRMVVFVNWVYNYVRFDREARLIIRPYKKRLKKN, encoded by the coding sequence ATGAACATACCTAAAACAAGTTACCCGCGTATTGTTATTATTGGAGGTGGTTTTGCTGGCGTTGCCTTAGCCAAAAAATTATCGAAACAAGAAGTTCAAGTTGTGCTTTTAGATCGTAATAATTATCATACGTTTCAACCGTTATTATATCAAGTATCTACCGGCGGCTTAGAACCAGATTCTATTGCATATCCGATTAGAAAAATACTAAAAGATTTTCCTAATTTTTATTTCAGATTAGCAAACGTTGAAGAGATTGATACCAATAAAAATAAAGTAAGAACCGATATTGGCCATTTAAAATTTGATTATTTAATTGTTGCTTCGGGTTCTAAAACCAATTTTTTTGGAAATTCTGAAATAGAAAAACACAGTATGGCGATGAAAACCATACCACAATCTTTAAACCTTAGGAGTTTAATTCTTGAAAATTTTGAAGACGCTTTATTGACTTCTGATTTAAATGAACGTAATGCCCTAATGAATTTTGTAATTGTAGGTGGTGGCCCAACTGGTGTTGAGCTTGCTGGTGCTTTAGCTGAAATAAAAAAGGGCATACTTCCAAAAGATTACCCCGATTTAGACACGCGAATGGCTCAGATAAATTTAATACAGTCTGGTGATGTTTTGCTTAAAGGTATGAGTGCGAAAGCTTCTGAGAAAGCAGAGGTTTTTTTAGAAAAATTAGGTGTTATTGTTTGGAAGAATTTACGGGTTACAAATTACGATGGTTTTACGGTAACGACCAATTCCGATTTAACTTTTAAAACACAAACTTTGGTGTGGGCTGCCGGAGTAAAAGGTGCGATTATAAGGGGTTTAGATGGTATTGAATTTACATCTAAAAGTAAAAGGGTTTTGGTAAATGAATTTAATCAGGTAAAAGGTTTTGATCATATTTTTGCCATTGGAGATATTGCTGAAATGGTAACCCTTAATTATCCTAATGGTTTTCCTATGACGGCGCAACCAGCAATTCAGCAAGGCGATCAATTAGGAGATAATTTACTGCGATTCATAGAAAATAAACCCATGAAACCTTTTGTTTACAAGAACAAAGGCACCATGGCAACTATAGGCCGAAATAAAGCAGTTGTCGATTTAAAAAAGTTTAAATTTCAAGGTATTTTTGCTTGGTATGTTTGGATGTTTGTTCATCTGTTCTTCCTTATTGGTTTTAGAAATCGCATGGTTGTTTTTGTAAATTGGGTTTATAATTATGTGCGTTTTGACCGAGAAGCACGTTTAATTATTAGGCCGTATAAGAAACGATTAAAGAAAAACTAA
- the msrB gene encoding peptide-methionine (R)-S-oxide reductase MsrB: MYKILLAFCFLLFNCNSAAQKPKNSTSETYEITKTNAQWKAQLTDMEYHVLRQAGTEPRYSSPFNKNKQAGTYVCKACKTPLFKSVHKYDSGSGWPSFDREIEGNVAFSTDNDLGYTRIEEHCASCGCHLGHVFNDGPKETTGKRHCINGVALSFIPNK, translated from the coding sequence ATGTACAAAATTCTTCTTGCGTTCTGCTTTTTATTATTTAATTGTAACTCTGCGGCTCAAAAACCAAAAAACAGTACTTCTGAAACATATGAAATTACCAAAACGAATGCCCAATGGAAAGCACAATTAACAGACATGGAGTATCATGTTTTACGTCAGGCAGGAACAGAGCCCAGATATAGTAGTCCGTTTAATAAAAACAAACAAGCTGGAACCTATGTATGTAAAGCCTGTAAAACGCCCTTATTTAAAAGCGTACATAAATACGACTCTGGTTCTGGATGGCCAAGTTTTGATAGAGAAATTGAAGGTAATGTTGCCTTTTCAACAGATAACGATTTAGGCTACACACGTATTGAGGAACATTGTGCTTCCTGTGGCTGTCACCTCGGCCATGTTTTTAACGATGGCCCAAAAGAAACAACAGGGAAACGGCATTGTATAAATGGTGTTGCTTTATCTTTTATTCCCAATAAATAA
- a CDS encoding M48 family metallopeptidase: MIKFKTIVSLLVLTLIYSCATNPFTGKKTMALVPNSDLFPTSFAQYNQFLSENKIVKGTKDAQMITRVGERIASASERWLNANGYHGYLNDYKWEYHLVDDKTENAWCMPGGKIVFYTGILPVAKNETGVAVIMGHEVAHALANHGQQRMSAGMLQQFGAVAGNVVLQNESDRNLFNQYYGVGSQVGVMLPFSRSHETEADKIGLYIMAVAGYDPSEAAALWQRMKANSAGGAPPEILSTHPSNDSRIANLRALAPSAIAEAKKFGVTKFRE; encoded by the coding sequence ATGATAAAGTTTAAAACTATAGTTTCATTATTAGTATTAACTCTTATTTATTCATGTGCAACAAATCCGTTTACAGGAAAAAAAACCATGGCTTTGGTGCCTAATTCCGATTTGTTTCCAACGTCATTCGCTCAGTATAATCAGTTTTTGTCTGAAAATAAGATTGTAAAAGGCACAAAGGACGCACAAATGATTACACGTGTTGGTGAACGTATAGCGTCAGCTTCAGAACGTTGGTTAAATGCCAATGGTTACCATGGCTATTTAAATGATTATAAATGGGAGTATCATTTGGTAGACGACAAAACAGAAAATGCCTGGTGTATGCCAGGTGGAAAAATCGTTTTTTATACAGGTATTTTACCTGTAGCAAAAAATGAAACAGGTGTGGCTGTAATTATGGGGCATGAGGTTGCACATGCTTTAGCAAATCACGGTCAGCAACGTATGAGCGCTGGTATGTTACAACAATTTGGAGCTGTTGCAGGAAATGTGGTGTTACAAAATGAAAGTGATAGAAATTTGTTTAATCAATATTATGGTGTAGGTTCACAGGTAGGTGTTATGTTGCCTTTTAGTAGAAGTCATGAAACGGAAGCTGATAAAATAGGATTGTATATTATGGCTGTAGCAGGTTACGATCCATCAGAAGCAGCAGCACTTTGGCAGCGCATGAAAGCCAATAGTGCAGGAGGAGCTCCACCTGAAATACTGAGTACGCACCCTTCGAACGATTCGCGTATAGCGAACTTACGAGCTCTTGCTCCTAGTGCTATTGCGGAAGCTAAAAAGTTTGGAGTAACTAAATTTAGAGAATAG
- a CDS encoding MFS transporter: protein MEKLKKGSKKLLNAWAFYDWANSVYTLTIASSLFPIFYSSLFLSEVKTVVAFGFELKNTALITFVTAFTFLVVSVLSPLLSGIADYVGNKKNFMKFFCYLGSAGCIGLYWFSLEHIHWSLLFYFMGLLGYWGSLVFYNSYLPDIAFKEQQDHISAKGFSLGYIGSVILLVINLAMVMSQDTGEAKMLMMRYAFVSVGIWWALFSQYSFYYLPKGTNSGTKVTRAIVFNGFKELRAVWQDLQSNLRLKRYLYAFFVFSMAVQTIMLVAVYFGEEEISWGSDDEKTMGLIVSILVIQLVAILGAFLTSKASEKFGNIKALIYVNVIWVAICFYAYFMHSPMEFYIAASFVGLVMGGIQSLARSTYSKFLPKTEDTTSYFSFFDVAEKIGIVIGMVIYGTIDQITGSMRNSILFLFVFFLGGIILLLRVPKETVKTT, encoded by the coding sequence ATGGAAAAACTTAAAAAAGGAAGTAAAAAACTTCTAAACGCTTGGGCGTTTTACGATTGGGCAAATTCAGTATATACCTTAACCATTGCATCATCGTTATTTCCAATTTTTTATTCGTCATTATTTCTTTCCGAAGTAAAAACTGTAGTGGCTTTTGGTTTTGAATTGAAAAATACAGCCCTTATCACTTTTGTTACAGCCTTTACTTTTTTAGTGGTTTCTGTGCTATCGCCTTTACTGTCTGGAATAGCCGATTACGTTGGAAATAAGAAAAACTTCATGAAGTTTTTCTGTTACCTAGGAAGTGCAGGCTGTATCGGATTATATTGGTTTAGCTTAGAGCATATCCATTGGAGTTTGCTATTTTATTTTATGGGCTTACTTGGGTATTGGGGGAGTTTGGTGTTTTATAATTCTTATTTGCCAGACATTGCCTTTAAGGAACAGCAAGATCATATTAGCGCGAAAGGATTTTCTTTAGGATATATAGGAAGTGTTATTTTATTGGTTATAAATTTAGCTATGGTGATGAGCCAGGATACAGGTGAAGCTAAAATGTTAATGATGCGCTATGCCTTTGTTTCAGTGGGTATATGGTGGGCATTGTTTAGCCAGTACTCTTTTTATTATTTACCAAAAGGGACTAATTCTGGAACTAAAGTAACGCGTGCCATTGTTTTTAATGGATTTAAAGAACTGCGAGCAGTATGGCAGGATTTGCAAAGCAACTTGAGGTTAAAACGTTATTTGTATGCCTTTTTTGTGTTTAGTATGGCGGTTCAAACCATAATGCTAGTAGCCGTGTATTTTGGTGAAGAAGAAATAAGTTGGGGGAGTGATGATGAAAAAACAATGGGGCTAATTGTTAGTATTTTAGTGATTCAGTTGGTTGCTATTTTAGGAGCTTTTTTAACGTCAAAGGCTTCTGAGAAGTTTGGTAATATAAAAGCATTAATCTATGTTAATGTGATTTGGGTTGCCATTTGCTTTTATGCTTATTTTATGCATTCGCCTATGGAGTTTTATATTGCAGCCTCATTTGTGGGCTTAGTTATGGGAGGGATACAGTCTTTAGCACGATCGACCTATTCTAAGTTTTTACCAAAAACAGAAGATACGACTTCGTATTTTAGTTTTTTCGATGTTGCCGAAAAAATTGGAATTGTAATCGGTATGGTTATTTATGGAACCATCGATCAAATTACAGGAAGTATGCGTAATTCCATTTTATTTTTGTTTGTGTTCTTTTTAGGAGGTATTATATTGTTGTTACGTGTCCCAAAAGAAACTGTCAAGACTACTTAG